The Arachis hypogaea cultivar Tifrunner chromosome 14, arahy.Tifrunner.gnm2.J5K5, whole genome shotgun sequence DNA window aataaaaaaatatgatagaaaatattaaataataaaaaattatattttatcaaataattaaaaaaaaaacagaaaaaatccaGCCTTCACATGTCacaaagtagaagaaaaaaaggTTTTTATGAGATGCTGAGCTGATGAGGGTTTATTTGGTGTACCAATATATAAAAGGTGAATTTTATGATGTTTTTGTTGtggtgtttaaattttttaatttatttttaaaaaataaaatattaaaaataaaaataaaatataaaaaatttattaaataatatttatttgtccttTTTAATAAGTTAGACACAATATTAAAGATACCATAGCATTTAACTATATAAAATGTGTTTTTCACAATCAGTCATCGCCTAACCAGAAGTTTGGTGTACAGGTACAGGAATTTCATATTAATATGTTTCGGGACCCGCCACAACATAACCCACCTTGTTATTGTGTTTTTTGGTACCATGACGTAGTCAATTTGGTCAAGCCATTCAATTCGAATTAGTCCAAATCTCAGGCAACATAAAATAAGAGGAGTTTGATTTCAAACCGCTTTAATCGATTGAAGTGGTAaactatatattttaaaatatataagctTAGTTGACTTATCAACGCGGAAACTTAAGCAAGCTAGGTCATGGTGCCAAAGGTTATATAATTCGGAGCTTACACATGTATCCGGCTAGTTTCTATTAAGATAGATAATATAGATGCACACATATTACCACAAGCCATGATTCTTCAATCTGCATTTCACTACTATTCTCATATCATCATTTTGATGataatatccatatatccatTGTTATTGGCATGTGCAAAAGACCCAACCATAGCAAAACCTGGTTGTGTTTCCACATGTGGGAACGTTGACATCGCTTACCCTTTTGGGATGAACGACTCCAATTGCTATGCTCACAAATTTTTCGAGATAGAGTGCAAAAATCACAAGCCTTACCTTGCATCATTCAATCTTGAGGTCACACAAATTTATGTAAACGTAAGCATACCCATAtctttatttttgataaattcaattacttttttatgaatttaattttgatacatttacAATTATTCGAACATATTTATACGAATtaattatttgtgaaaatttatataaaattatttttattaataattaaaaccgttaaatgatttgataagtataactaaattattatttttatgatttttgtatgtGTGACATAGATTAGTACGGTGGAGATCAAGAACCCAATCTACTATAGCTGCCAAAGCAAAAACGCTTTCATAAACCTAAAAGGAAGCCCTTACGTGTATTCCCAAGAATATGACAAATTCATGGCCATTGGTTGCAACAAACTAGGGTTCTTGCGTTCCAACGGTTCAACGGTTGGCGGTTGCGTGTCCATCTGCGACGACGACGAAGCGGTTGGAAATGTTGAATTCGAGAACGACGGTTGCCATGGGAGATACTGCTGTGAGACTTCACTGCCTATGCATGTTTGGGAGTACAACGCAACAATAAGGGATATTGGAGATGGAAGTGAGAGCAACATGTGTAGCTATGCCATGATTGTGAGTGATGCTTGGCTTCAGAGTTATGGTTTGGGGATTCAGAAACTTAGTAACGTAGTAAACATGGTTGATGTTCCTGCTGTTCTTGAGTGGGAGGTTGGGTATGATATGGGGATCAATAATTCAacactctcttcttcttctcatgcTCGTTGTGACGCTTCGAGTCTTGCGTCTCCAACCAACACTACCTCTGGTTTTAGGTGTCGCTGCTTGGATGGTTACGATGGCAATCCCTACATTCAAGGGGGTTGCAACGGTACGATGATGCTATGGACAAATTAAATATTCTAACTCTTATTTCtaaaatgaataattatatttacaTCTTTGCTATATTTCAGCTGTGGCATCCGGTAAAGAAAATGGATCCAAATGGGCTATAGTAGGTACGTGTATCTACCTTATATACTTCTATATGTTGGCCAATTCTATAGTACCTATGACTTGGTATCTaaattttgtctaatttttttttgtagtaaattttaaatttttaaaaattatttatttttatatcttttaaattaaatactaatttttaactctttttagTAAATAGGCACCACATTTTAGACACCATAACATTCACCCTATATGTTTATATATGAATGTTTTTCATTCATATATAGTGCTCATAAATTAATGATGAATGGCATTGAGGAATTAAAAACTGCCATTACATGGATATAGTCATACATTCAATAATAAATGGATTAAAAACAATGAATTTCTTTGGGCTATTATTGACGAATTTTGTCCCACAAAATAAATCTTTTATGTTTGAGAATTATTTTCTATAGGAATATGAAAAAAATTGGCGACCAAAAAATTTGATGCCACTTTTAGGGACGAATTTTGTTTCCGTCATTACCCACCAATGTCTAtagctaaacttaaaaaatacctagatcctctaaattttaaattttactttagaggataaagtgtgatctctcacccttaaatagtttctctttcatattttttcttggtcccacctatgaaatcaatggtgagagatcacattttactctataaagtaaaaattcaaaatttagaggatccaaattcaatAGAGAGAGTATAAATGgatcaaaaaagaaaattttctcaTTATTTGACAGATTTTATTCATTGCAAAATAAATCTTTCACGTTATTTGTCGTTAGTCAAAAacaagttattatttattttttcattatataGCTAAAAAATCAATGACTTCAGCATCTCATTAACGATGaatattgttattagtgactgattttaaaatttgatgtcaCTTGTAATAAATTTTATCAATCATTATTTCAATCATTAACAGCAATTTCTGTCggtaaactaaataaaatttgttGGTAATTTGAAAGATTCTAGTAGTTAGTGTATCTCCATTGTGAAATTGGACATACAAATTGACAGATTAAATATGgttcaaaaattaatttggtaTTTCATTGAGATGTATGCAGGAGTTTCATCAAGTCTTGGGTCAGTCATTTTACTCCTTGGTGGATGGTTGTTGTACAAACTTATAAGGAAGAGAATAATAAAGAAACGCAAGGAAAAGTTCTTCAAGAAAAATGGCGGTTTGTTGTTAAAACAAAAGTTGTCTTCAGGCGAAGAAAATGTTGACAAAGTTGTTCTCTTCACCTTAAAAGAATTAGAAAATGCCACTGACAACTTCAATCTAAACAGAGTTCTTGGAAAAGGAGGTCAAGGTACCGTTTACAAGGGAATGCTAGTAGATGGCAAAATCGTTGCAGTTAAAAAGTTCAAAGTCCAAGGAAACACTGCagaattcatcaatgaattcGTTGTTCTTAATCAAATTAACCATAGAAATGTGGTTAAGTTATTAGGGTGTTGTTTGGAGGATGAAGTTCCTTTGCTCGTTTATGAGTTTATTCCCAATGGTAACCTTTATGAACATCTTCATGAACAAAATGAGGATTTACCAATGACATGGGACATGAGATTGAGAATTGCGAGTGAGATTGCAGGAGCACTTTTTTACTTACACTCCATTGCTTCTCAACCCATTTATCACAGAGATATCAAATCAACAAACATACTATTGGATGAAAAGTACAGGGCAAAAGTGGCAGATTTTGGAACCTCTAGAATAGTTTCTGCTGAAGTTACTCATCTCACTACGGTAGTTCAAGGAACTTTTGGTTATTTAGATCCCGAATACTTTCAAACTAGTCAGTTTACTGATAAGAGCGATGTTTATAGTTTTGGAGTAGTGCTTGTCGAACTTTTAACCGGACAGAAGGCAATATCGTCGATAAGATCGGACGAAGTGAGGGGTCTAGCTTCGTTTTTTGTTGTGTGTATGGAAGAGAATCGGGTATTTGACATTGTTGACAAAAGAGTGTTGAAGGAGGGAGAGAAAGAACATATAATTGCAGTGGCTAATCTTGCATATAGGTGTTTAGAGTTGAACGGGAGAAAAAGGCCTACTATGAAAGAAGTTACCTTGGAATTAGAAGAGATTAGAAGATTGGATTATTGGAAGGGTGGTTCGGCACAAGAAAAGTTTGAAGAAATTGAGCTTGATAGAAATGAAGACAATCAACTATGGGATGGATATTCTAATGTGTCAGAAACATTGCACACTACTACAAGTAGCAGCAGGGAACTCTCCGAGATTATGCCTATTCTTACAATCAAATAATTGGAGTTGTTCTTATAGTGTACATATATTATGTTGTCTTGAATTTAGTATTCGTCTTACTAGAGTTATACACATTTATGTTTTAGAAACTTTACATGTACGAATTGAAGATTCCTCAAcgtgtgttttttctttttaagatttttcgtttttgtttctaattttttttttccattttgaaGGAATTTAGATTAGTCGGATGATGCATCCTAGCTAAAAATTCATGGTGAGGAGCAAAACATATATAACTGGACTCATAACGCTTTATAAAATACTTATTATATAAACGTTCTATTAATGAAAAGATTCATAGAactttaaaatctaattttagtCATTTAGGTGCAAAATCTTTGTAggaaaattcaataatttctcacatgttattaaagtttcatttAAGGTGTTTATTCCGgtacgttaaaaaataaatacatattaatataatgaatatatgGCTTAATGTGAAATGGAATatagattatataatttatatcacTGTTAGAGATAAGAGAGTAATCTGAAGACTGTATTATATTGAGTGAATCCAAAGGTACAATAATACATaggggtatatataggtgctacaagaatcaaagcaataaaaacatacaatcctataattaatatacagatattttatataaattaaatataaacgatattaattaatctaaattgattctaatttatTCTTTAACATCCTCCCttaaactcaagtgggagctaaggataccatcttgagtttggataCTAGAGTCCGGAAACGAGTAGGATGATGAaccttcgtgaagatatcagcagtttGATCCAGAGTTCCAACAGCGACGAGGCGAACAACATCAATAAGGAGACGTTGCTggacaaagtgacaatcaatctcaa harbors:
- the LOC112741495 gene encoding wall-associated receptor kinase-like 10 isoform X1; this translates as MILQSAFHYYSHIIILMIISIYPLLLACAKDPTIAKPGCVSTCGNVDIAYPFGMNDSNCYAHKFFEIECKNHKPYLASFNLEVTQIYVNISTVEIKNPIYYSCQSKNAFINLKGSPYVYSQEYDKFMAIGCNKLGFLRSNGSTVGGCVSICDDDEAVGNVEFENDGCHGRYCCETSLPMHVWEYNATIRDIGDGSESNMCSYAMIVSDAWLQSYGLGIQKLSNVVNMVDVPAVLEWEVGYDMGINNSTLSSSSHARCDASSLASPTNTTSGFRCRCLDGYDGNPYIQGGCNAVASGKENGSKWAIVGVSSSLGSVILLLGGWLLYKLIRKRIIKKRKEKFFKKNGGLLLKQKLSSGEENVDKVVLFTLKELENATDNFNLNRVLGKGGQGTVYKGMLVDGKIVAVKKFKVQGNTAEFINEFVVLNQINHRNVVKLLGCCLEDEVPLLVYEFIPNGNLYEHLHEQNEDLPMTWDMRLRIASEIAGALFYLHSIASQPIYHRDIKSTNILLDEKYRAKVADFGTSRIVSAEVTHLTTVVQGTFGYLDPEYFQTSQFTDKSDVYSFGVVLVELLTGQKAISSIRSDEVRGLASFFVVCMEENRVFDIVDKRVLKEGEKEHIIAVANLAYRCLELNGRKRPTMKEVTLELEEIRRLDYWKGGSAQEKFEEIELDRNEDNQLWDGYSNVSETLHTTTSSSRELSEIMPILTIK
- the LOC112741495 gene encoding wall-associated receptor kinase-like 10 isoform X2, whose protein sequence is MAIGCNKLGFLRSNGSTVGGCVSICDDDEAVGNVEFENDGCHGRYCCETSLPMHVWEYNATIRDIGDGSESNMCSYAMIVSDAWLQSYGLGIQKLSNVVNMVDVPAVLEWEVGYDMGINNSTLSSSSHARCDASSLASPTNTTSGFRCRCLDGYDGNPYIQGGCNAVASGKENGSKWAIVGVSSSLGSVILLLGGWLLYKLIRKRIIKKRKEKFFKKNGGLLLKQKLSSGEENVDKVVLFTLKELENATDNFNLNRVLGKGGQGTVYKGMLVDGKIVAVKKFKVQGNTAEFINEFVVLNQINHRNVVKLLGCCLEDEVPLLVYEFIPNGNLYEHLHEQNEDLPMTWDMRLRIASEIAGALFYLHSIASQPIYHRDIKSTNILLDEKYRAKVADFGTSRIVSAEVTHLTTVVQGTFGYLDPEYFQTSQFTDKSDVYSFGVVLVELLTGQKAISSIRSDEVRGLASFFVVCMEENRVFDIVDKRVLKEGEKEHIIAVANLAYRCLELNGRKRPTMKEVTLELEEIRRLDYWKGGSAQEKFEEIELDRNEDNQLWDGYSNVSETLHTTTSSSRELSEIMPILTIK